In Zingiber officinale cultivar Zhangliang chromosome 1A, Zo_v1.1, whole genome shotgun sequence, the DNA window CACAAACTTATTTAATAGTTAATGTTCCTAGCTACATAGAAATAACCTGTGTTCTATCCTGATTAGACTCATGCAGGGACTAATTGCTTCAATTGCAGTTTGTAAATTTTGGATTGCTCATGCTTGCTGATTTGAGCTGTATTGTCAATGATATTGATGACACTAGGAAAGTTATTAACTTCTTGTAAGTTGGATAAGTACATGACTTGAATGTGCCATCACTGTGTTTTCTTCTCGTTTTCTTTTATTGTGGGTGATCATGACAAGCAGAATATGACTGTTTTTCTTGTGCATGTTCCTGCTTGATGGTCTAATTTGGGCTTTTGATAGTTGTGATTCCCAAAAGCAATATATAGCTATCAAGATATATATTGTTTTGAAACAGGTGGAGGATACTTGGGTGATTTTGGAATAGGTTgcatgttaagttttgttttccCACCAAATCTAGTTTTTGTCTAAAAGAGTCTTGTATTTAGATTTCTTATATATTCTAGTGATACTTGGAGTTATTAATAATGTTTCTAAATATGAAGAGGTCTTGCTCTATATACTTGCTTTGTTCTTTCATATAAATAAAAAGGTAAAAAGTAGGAGTATGTTTCATTTCATATATCGATTccttaagtttaaattaatatgAAAAAATTAGATGAAAAGTCAATGGtaaaataaaatgaataaataaataggaGAGCATGTTGAATTAGAGATGGTTGGTACAGTATATTAAACTTTAAATCTTTATATTGTATAAAAATCATATGGAGTatattgatattaaatttatatcaaTATACCGATATGATTATGTAGcatattaaatttttgataatttttctgACCTCAAGTTGAATGCCTCTTTCCCACTACATTTGAATAACAAATTAATTGAATCAAAATTCCTCCAAATAAAATTAACCTTCTAGCCATTCTTAAATCATCCTATTCAGTGttatttgatttaatatttttttccggCCATCCTAATTCGGTGTTacatgatttattatttttttttataagcatATTGAATCACAATAGTTTTGGCAGcaaccaaaaaataataaaagaaagaaaaaaacacTCCACTCTTAACTTTTACCATTAACATTAGCCTCTATAACAAAATGCTTCCGATACGAAAAATCCTGACATGATAACAGATCAAAATTCAATGAAATCAGTATGGCATTCCCCCCACGCCAGCGCCCATAGTAGCAGAATCATTCTCATCCTTTGGTAGCTCAACAACTACAGCTTCGGTGGTAGTCAGCAACGAAGAAACGCTGAAATAATAACAAATGAACGTAAAATGAGTTTGGACTTGATAAAGCCAAGTGGGCTTTCAGTAGGAACACACAGAAAACATAATTTTACTCACCTTGCAGCATCTACCAAAGCAGTTCTGATGACCTTCAAGGGATCAATGATGCCTGCTTTCACCATGTCTACGTAATCCCCTGGTCATGAAAGAAAGATCATCAATGTCTTTAACTAGTCACAAAACTATTTTAAGAAACTCAATGTGGGAATGAATCTGACCTTTGGCTGCATCATAACCAAGGTCGAGATTATCTTGTTCCAAAAGCTTGCCAACCACCACTGCTCCCTCTACTCCAGCATTGGAAGCAATTATGTATGCTGGGGCCTGGAAAAGTTCAGACTGGAAAGTTGAAAGATAACGGCGTAATAAATTACCAGCTTTAGCTCTACAAGATAGTCAAGAACCTTTAAGGCGTTTTGAATTATTTGGACACCAATCTTCTGGTCGAAGTTGGCCGTCTGCAGTTTATCCAGCTCCTTGGATGCATAAAGAAGCGCAACGCCACCACCTGAAAATAGTCAATGAGTACCTCCAACTATTGTGAAGAAAATATCTCAAGAATTTCACTAGAAATGGAGAAAAGATACCCGGCACAATGCCTTCTTCAACAGCAGCTTTTGTTGCGTTAAGAGCGTCTGTCACCCTGTCCTTTTTCTCACCAACTTCTGCTTCACTAGCTCCTCCAATCTGCAAAAATCATGTCTAGATTCATGAAATAGCTCAAAATAGAAATTGCCACTACCTATGATTATGATTAGTCAAGAAAATTACAGTACAGGTAAAGAAACATACTGGTCAGGCTATAAATGCTAAAACTCATTAAACTGTTATTCTTAAGACGAGAAAATTGCAGTAGTGTAATGTGTAAACTAATTAACACTTAAACACCAACTGCTTTGCTCTAAAACAACGTTTTAGCAGCATGTCGTGAAAGTGAAGCTCCAACTTAAAGAATACCTTAAGAACAGCAACTCCACCAGAAAGTTTTGCCAACCTCTCTTGCAACTTTTCTTTGTCATAATCAGATGTGCTTAATTCAATGGCAGATCGTATCTGGTATGAATGGAAGGTAAAACAATCACAAAATACAAGCTTGATTCCATTAATTCATTTCAGTATCTCATTGATCAGATGTAAAAGAATCTGACCTGCTGGCATCTCTCTTCAATAGCCTGTTTGTCACCAGAACCATGCAGAATCACAGAATCATCTTTTGAGATTGTCACCTACAATATAACCATTTATAAATTCCGATGCCCCCAGTTGGACGCCTATACTAATAACGTGGTTGATTCCAAGTTCAGAATGCAGGCTACTGACTATGAAACTAAGAAcaataaaagttaaaaaaaaaaaaacacagctACACCTTTTTGCATGATCCAAGCATTTCAAATTCCACTTTCTCAAGGTTCATGCCAAGTTCTTCTGTTATGACCTAAACCATACAAGCAAATAATTCATTAATTCGCCATACATTAATGGAAGAACACCAAACAATGCCTATTTAAATGTACTCACAGATCCCCCTGTGAGAGTGGCAAGATCATGCAAACTGGCCTTTCTGTTCTCCCCAAAACCAGGGGCCTTAACAGCGCAGACCTGTACGGAAACAACTTAGTGGGCGCTGGAATGTAGCCAGAACTAGGTGCCAAATTGAATTCACAAGTATCAATACACAAAAGATGGTTTTATTGACCTTAATTCCAGCACGAAGCTTATTGAGAATCAAAGTCGCAAGAGCGTCACTTTCTACATCTTCAGCAACAATTAGCAAAGGTCTTTGTCTCTGAACACAGAAGAAAAGTATCAGTATTTATTATATCAACGGTAAAAACATTCTGAAATCTGCATCAAGATACTTCACCTTCAATGCCAACTCTAATGCCTTGACTACGCCATTGATGTTTGAGATCTTCTTTTCATGAATCAAAATAAGAGGATCTTCaagttcctgcaaaacaaaaaatTTCATTCATAAATCAATAAAATAAGCACTACATGGATGGAAGGTACTTGATCGTGATATACTGCTTACACATTTTTGATTCTTCTGGTCGGTAATGAAATATGGTGATATGTACCCTCTGTCAAGTTTCATTCCTTCAACTACTTCCAGTTCGTCATCTAGGGTTTTACCATCCTAACAGGGTACATCAAATTACAGATAATTTTCATGAGCAATGTAACTGGTATGTAGTCAAACTAGAAGAGCAAAGCAAACAGAAATTTATAAAACACAGAAGAAAGCTCAACAAAAGAAGTTAAATTTAACAAACTACTAAAAGCAGACAGGGCTACACAGTATGCACAgtcagaaatattttttttacaccaAATGGCAGTCATGTGCGTCAGATTTATCTCAATCAATAGTTATATTGTATGCAAaactaagaaaaattttaaaaaaattatggatGCCCCATTGTGCACCAATCAAAATCCAATGTCATGTTTGACTAGATAATTTTAATGGCATTGACAACTGGAAATGCAATCTAATGGAACACTAGTTAAAAGTAAATGGAAATTATTTTGAATTCAAATCATAATAGATTAATAAGAAAAAATTGAAACAAAAAAGTAAGACTTTTCACAAGACATCCTTGATAAGAGCATGGTCAATGAAATTTTTGCATTATTTTCTTTAGCTATGTTTGACACAAGTTATCCAATTCCTAACAATTAGTAAACATCAGATATTACCATGATATAAGTAAATGATCGATGAATGTTACATTAATAAAACATGACCTGAATGGTGCATCTGTATCACATAAGATCCAATAACCAGTGGAcccatatatcatttttttttgtctCAAGATGCCTTGAAAATTGTAGGTGGTGGTATCAGACacaaaaaaattacaaataatATTGAAAAATTTTACGTTTTTGCAATTTTTCATAAAAGCTATACTTCACCAAAAAGTATGAATTGAGTTAGTctgcttttatttttcctttctatttCTGACAATCAAGAAGCTAGTCTGTCTATGACTCAATTCAACACTTCAACTATGAACAAATTGTTGTAAAAAGTGAAATGTGAAAAGGCAAATTGAGCTTATATTAAaaagatagaatatatatatatatagttgacaCTAGGTATCCAATTCTTCGAACCAACTAATCATGGGAGTGACCGGCACGACCCTACGGAAATTTTCCGCTAGCcataggataaatcgggaagcgctaaTGGAGGCTCATCCAAACGGCCAACATTCTTAGGTTTATGAGAAGGGAAAATCCCCTGCGGTGTTTAATGTTTTATATCATGAAAGATGAATTATTACCTAACGCCATTTACTTTAAATGAGTAAGAAAAAAGATATAGTGGCGGAGAAACATAAGTAATTGCTATTGCTAAACTGTAAGTGAAAAGAAAATGTGAGTGGACAACAAATAAAGTAACATAAAGTATCATCACCAAGAATAAGACGCTTACAGAGACTGTAATAACTCCCTCTCTGCCAACTTTCTCCATGGCTTTTGCAATTAGTTCCCCAATTTCTCTTTCTCCATTAGCTGATATTGTGCCAACCTTTAACAGAAAATCAATCAAGTTATTGCTGATGTGATAAACAACTAAGGAACTAAGCAAAAAAATATGTAATATCAGAAGCTACAATTTCCAAAGTTATGGGGGTGCTCCCAAAGTTTCTTTTATTGTGATATTCTGGATACCAAATAACATTATACCTGGGCTATCTCCTCCGATGTACTAATCAACTTTGCTCTGGCCTTCAAGTTAGTCACAACAGCATCAACTGCAATGGTGATGCCTCGTCTCAAGTCCATCGCATTCATTCCAGCTGCAACTGACTTGCATCCTTCAGCAAATATTGCTTTTGTAAGGATCGTAGCACAGGTTGTCCCTGCATAAATTCAGCTCACCCAATGTTAGCAACATGCCACTGAAACCAATGTAGCCTTTTAATCAATGAAGATGTGGCAGTTATACTCATGAGATTTCCAGAGGAAATAACCAAATACCACTTGCCAAAGGAGGCAGAGGTAGGTAGAGTCACAAATGAACTAACTTTTTTGTGAAAAAATCTCAATACTTGATAAGTGCTCATTTGTGTTTGTTCACATGGAAAATCCttttagaaaaaataacaaattTGAATATGTTTTCAAGTTATCTAAGATAGTGAATAAGCTGTTGTAAGGTGAAATTGGCCAGATCCATGAGCAAAGATGAATTGTTCATGCCCACACTTGTTACAGACTTGTTAATAATTTGTCATCTTATTTATCTAGCTTATTTATTCAAATATATAAAGAATATATTATATGTAAACGTGCAAAATAGTTGGGTAGTTATTTGGATAACCATTAAACACAAAACGCTAAACCTGATTACAAAGCAAACAGAAAACTTACCATCACCAGCAACATCATTAGTTGAATTGGCAACTTGCTTCACAAGGCTGGCACCCACATTCTTTATTCTATCCTTGAACTCGATACTCTTTGCTACCGTTACACCATCCTTTGTTACTTTGGGTGCGCCATAGCTTTGCTCAATAACAACAGTTCGACCCTTCAAACAAGTATCAAAGAAACAAATCAAACATCAAATCACTGTGTCACGAGACGCAAATCCTGCTTGATCCCATCAATAATTTTTGGCAACATAAACCAGCCAAAGATCTATACCTTTGGGCCCATAGTCACCTTCACCGCATCGGCAAGATCTTCCACACCCTTGAGCATCAAAGCACGTGCATCCACTCCGAATCTGATATCCTTTGCAGCATAGTTCCTAGTCGATCCAAGTCTACTACCAATCTACAGCCAGAAAAGCAATAGAACGTAACTCGTATGATCACATATCCTACAACTCTTCTAATCATGGTCCCTATATCTATTATCGTGATCGCAGCTCAAAATCAAAACTTTatacatataaaaaaaaaagagacaacaataatgaagagaaattttatcacAACCCAAAAAAGTCCAGACTTTTGTACCTGCCGGCTGCTGCTACCTCTAGCAAccctaaaaaaaacaaaaaggccAAGTAAGCTATCACCATGAACACAAAAAAACTTCGTGCATTTCTTTCTAGAAAATAAAACTTACCGAGCTTTGGAGGCAAGGGAGGCGACGGCGCGATACATGGTCGGATCGAGGAGAGAACGTAGTAGAGCTATCGGCGGTATACCGGGGCTCCGTAGAACAGATCAAGTGGAAAGGAGCTTTCTGGAGCTTAAATAGTGGGGAAGGGAAGAGGATGGTAGCAGCCAGGTTAGAGACACGAAGGACCTCGTAAGAATCCTCCCCAGGTCCAGGGTTTAGGGTTTTCGGTATCGGAGGCTTCGGTTTACTTTAGAACTAACATTTAAGTAAAATGTCCTCGCTATGTGAACgaaatctggaccgttcatcgaGATGGAAGCCACTGGCGGACGATAAAATAAGTGGTCCTCGCGGAGCATCATTGACAAGCTAAATGGAATGGTAAAAATGACAATAATTAGAAAGAAGATAATTATATTTTAAAGACCCTTCCACATTCTTTTCACAGTTATTTGGATGCGAAGGCCAATGGGAAGATGTAATTCGTTATTTGACTCATCTCATCGTCCAAACCAAATGCAGATAGCCTTATTCACTAATCCCAACTTCTTGTACTTATACACACACGAAGCTTTTACGATAGAATCAAGGGCTGGACTATGAGATGAGCCTCTTGGAAATGCAAAAAGAAGAAATGCTCAAGAGAGAGATTATTAGTGGAGAAGAGTTACATCCGAGTAAGAGAAGAAGAATCATCGTACCCTCACTTACCTCCCTCGATCTTTATATAATCGACAGAATTGAATCTTCAGATTAGCTGCCACACGAGCGAGACAATGCCCACAGGCTGTCAGCACACAAGGCGGTAGACAATCATTGGACTGTACCTCAACACTATCGAACAATTGGCCAAGTGTCACTTTCTGCATGAGTTGTCGAAGGCTGTCGGGCAGTTGGCTAGGTGTGTGCGAGTTGTCAGAGGTTGAGGCTAAGTAGTCAACTGTCGCCGATAGATGACTACTGGCTTCTCAAGTCAGAATGAGACGTCATTAGACAAAGGTTGAGTGCTCAGGAGAACAGACCGACGGATCCGAGACTGAAGCCAAGTGCTCAGGAAGTGACTCGAGTCTGAATGAGATGTTGCTAAACAAATGCTAAGTACTCAGCAACGCAAAACCCAAGCGGTCTTCTTGAGTTCGAATGGGACATTGCTAGACAAACGTCGAGTGCTTGGGAAAGGAGATCGGCAAGTCAGGAGTGCTCGAGAAAGAAAACTGATGGATCGGGAAGTGAAGTCAAGTGCTCGAGCTTAATTTCAGATACTATCACATGTTCCTCTTCCAAATCGGACCAAGAAACAGAATCGAATGAAATCTAATAAAAGTATTAGGTCGAATAGGATCAATTCCTCTACGTAAAGAGTCGCTAGATCAAATAAGTTAGGTTGGCCAGGATTCCACTACATGAGGAGTGGCTGGATCAAAAAAGTTAGGTCAGGCAGAACTTGGACGGACTACGGGGAGGTACTCAATCCGGATGGAAACCCAGATATCATAGTTCCATTCTACTACTAAATTTGCTTAGATGGCCGTGAACAAAGGAGCAACGCCTGCATTGACCTGCTGCAGGACGCCCAGCTCTTCTAAGGATGCGCAAGGGTGGCGCATTCAAGCGGCGCCGCTTCGTCGCCAACCTCCACCTGAGAGACTACCTCAAGCGCGAGTTCCCCTTCCAGGAGACGCCGATCATCCACTTCAAGTCTCCCTCAGTGCGGATACTCCGATTCCACTGCATCACCGCGGCTGCTGCATGCTGACGACGAAGAGGAATTCATTTTTGACAAGCACAGCAGGAGTTCTAGCAGCTATATGAACCACAGCGAGATCAGCTCAGATGAAACTTGCTGTCACATTCTTTTACGGTTATACGTAGTCATCCTTTGGAAATTATGATTTTTTGCGGCATACAAAAATACGTGAGCCTCCACATTTATTTCAGGTTCATATTGAATTCCATTCTCTCTCGTTGTGCCTGAACTATTTTATGCAGCTACCAGACGGTAAGTAACGTGACCGTATGCCACTGCCGAATTGTAAGAAAACAAACTAAAAACGATAGCTCGATACATAAAAAATCTATGCAGTTTTACTTTATTTTATAAAAGGCTATTTTCGAGACTCTAATTCATAGCTTTTAAGTATAATAACTTTATCAACAATTGTCAGAAAacaaactaaaaactgaaaatagAACAAAAATCAACACCAAACTTACATATTTTATCTCGCATTTTGCATGGTCCCCAACCAATATATCTTCCTATACAAAAGATCGTAATGTAATTCATCTAGATGC includes these proteins:
- the LOC122021378 gene encoding chaperonin CPN60-2, mitochondrial-like, whose product is MYRAVASLASKARVARGSSSRQIGSRLGSTRNYAAKDIRFGVDARALMLKGVEDLADAVKVTMGPKGRTVVIEQSYGAPKVTKDGVTVAKSIEFKDRIKNVGASLVKQVANSTNDVAGDGTTCATILTKAIFAEGCKSVAAGMNAMDLRRGITIAVDAVVTNLKARAKLISTSEEIAQVGTISANGEREIGELIAKAMEKVGREGVITVSDGKTLDDELEVVEGMKLDRGYISPYFITDQKNQKCELEDPLILIHEKKISNINGVVKALELALKRQRPLLIVAEDVESDALATLILNKLRAGIKVCAVKAPGFGENRKASLHDLATLTGGSVITEELGMNLEKVEFEMLGSCKKVTISKDDSVILHGSGDKQAIEERCQQIRSAIELSTSDYDKEKLQERLAKLSGGVAVLKIGGASEAEVGEKKDRVTDALNATKAAVEEGIVPGGGVALLYASKELDKLQTANFDQKIGVQIIQNALKAPAYIIASNAGVEGAVVVGKLLEQDNLDLGYDAAKGDYVDMVKAGIIDPLKVIRTALVDAASVSSLLTTTEAVVVELPKDENDSATMGAGVGGMPY